In Streptomyces sp. NBC_00569, a single genomic region encodes these proteins:
- a CDS encoding response regulator, giving the protein MTAPQGAAADASSILIVDDMEENLVALEAVLGSLARVVRAHSGEAALKAMLRQEFAVALIDVLMPGMNGFETAANIKGLDQTKDIPIILLTGAAVDPNYAYRGYTVGAADFLIKPFDPWLLRTKVNVFLELHRKNRQLAEQAEQLTRLLAVDVPTKPAEEQHRLVEVEHQLAQVQSLLREREGTDALDAADLADRIAVLERAVGRLVESRDQ; this is encoded by the coding sequence GTGACGGCGCCGCAGGGAGCGGCGGCGGACGCCTCCAGCATCCTCATCGTGGACGACATGGAGGAGAACCTGGTCGCGCTCGAAGCCGTGCTCGGCTCACTCGCCCGCGTGGTGCGCGCACACTCGGGCGAGGCGGCGCTCAAGGCGATGCTTCGGCAGGAGTTCGCCGTCGCGCTCATCGACGTCCTGATGCCGGGCATGAACGGCTTCGAGACCGCCGCCAACATCAAGGGCCTCGACCAGACCAAGGACATCCCGATCATCCTGCTGACCGGGGCGGCGGTCGACCCGAACTACGCGTATCGCGGCTACACGGTCGGCGCGGCGGACTTCCTGATCAAGCCGTTCGACCCCTGGCTGCTGCGGACCAAGGTCAACGTCTTCCTGGAGCTGCACCGCAAGAACCGTCAACTTGCCGAGCAGGCGGAGCAGCTGACACGCCTACTGGCGGTCGACGTGCCCACGAAACCCGCCGAGGAACAGCACCGCCTCGTCGAAGTGGAACACCAACTGGCCCAGGTGCAAAGCCTGCTGCGCGAGCGGGAGGGTACGGACGCCCTCGATGCGGCGGACCTCGCCGACCGGATCGCCGTACTCGAAAGGGCGGTTGGACGGCTCGTGGAAAGCCGGGACCAGTAG
- a CDS encoding PaaI family thioesterase: MTGRSGPFWDAVEGRAPLPRAAATLGMEVLDADGDSGTVELAFTATEDFTNPAGNVLGAFLAAMLYDTVGPALLATLEPDQFQSTLELHTRFLRPVRPGRIIGKGRVVHRAGDIAFLEAGLTDSDGVVIATADATARVIPLGQAPTSA; this comes from the coding sequence ATGACAGGACGATCCGGGCCGTTCTGGGATGCCGTGGAGGGGCGCGCCCCGCTGCCCCGGGCGGCGGCCACGCTGGGGATGGAGGTCCTCGACGCGGACGGCGACAGCGGCACCGTCGAGCTGGCCTTCACCGCGACCGAGGACTTCACCAACCCGGCCGGGAACGTGCTGGGCGCATTTCTCGCGGCCATGCTCTACGACACCGTCGGTCCCGCGCTCCTGGCCACGCTCGAACCGGACCAGTTCCAGTCCACGCTGGAGCTCCACACGCGTTTCCTGAGGCCCGTCCGCCCGGGCCGGATCATCGGCAAGGGGCGTGTGGTGCACCGGGCGGGCGACATCGCCTTCTTGGAAGCCGGCCTCACCGACTCCGACGGGGTGGTCATCGCCACCGCCGATGCCACGGCCCGCGTCATCCCCCTCGGCCAAGCGCCGACGTCGGCGTGA
- a CDS encoding DUF3592 domain-containing protein: MSISFVTDAERAKGTVVYLEWSGGSVSSSSKSRQSSGPTAHPVVEFTPAGGSPTTFRSSMGSNPPAYDEGERVDVLYRADDPEDAKIDGFVSLWLIPLIFTGIGLLIAGIGTAIAIATRRRSRLTRSGPGTAVPSVG; this comes from the coding sequence GTGTCGATCTCGTTCGTGACGGATGCGGAGCGTGCCAAGGGAACCGTGGTGTACCTGGAGTGGTCGGGTGGCTCCGTCAGTTCGTCCAGCAAGTCACGTCAGAGCAGCGGGCCCACGGCGCACCCGGTCGTCGAGTTCACGCCGGCGGGCGGTTCGCCGACGACGTTCCGGAGCTCGATGGGCTCCAACCCACCGGCGTACGACGAGGGTGAGCGGGTTGACGTCCTGTACCGCGCCGATGACCCGGAGGACGCAAAGATCGACGGTTTTGTCTCCCTGTGGCTGATTCCGCTGATCTTCACTGGGATCGGGTTGCTGATCGCGGGCATCGGCACGGCCATTGCGATCGCGACGCGGCGGCGCTCCCGTCTCACCCGCAGCGGACCCGGGACCGCGGTTCCGTCGGTCGGCTGA
- a CDS encoding TMEM165/GDT1 family protein — MTFDPLAFLTAFGLIFLAELPDKTMFASLAMGTRMRPLYVWFGTSTAFIVHVAIAIGAGSLLSLLPGTAVKLVSAALFAFGAVVLLRGGDEDDEEGVAKTVTGFWPVYTTAFMAVFISEWGDLTQITTANLAATNPWLPTALGSALALMSVSALALLVGRAIAKRVPLKTVQRIGAACMAGLAIWTLIEAFTG, encoded by the coding sequence ATGACCTTCGACCCCCTGGCGTTCCTCACCGCCTTCGGGCTGATCTTCCTCGCGGAACTCCCCGACAAGACCATGTTCGCCTCGCTGGCCATGGGCACGCGGATGCGGCCGCTGTACGTGTGGTTCGGCACCTCCACCGCCTTCATCGTGCATGTCGCGATCGCCATCGGCGCGGGCAGCCTGCTCAGCCTGCTCCCGGGCACGGCCGTCAAGCTGGTCTCCGCCGCCCTGTTCGCCTTCGGCGCCGTCGTCCTGCTGCGCGGCGGGGACGAGGACGACGAGGAGGGCGTCGCCAAGACCGTCACCGGTTTCTGGCCCGTCTACACCACTGCCTTCATGGCCGTCTTCATCAGCGAATGGGGCGACCTCACCCAGATCACCACCGCCAACCTGGCCGCCACCAACCCCTGGCTGCCCACCGCCCTCGGCTCGGCACTCGCGCTGATGTCGGTCTCCGCCCTCGCCCTGCTGGTCGGCCGAGCCATCGCCAAGCGCGTCCCCCTCAAGACGGTGCAGCGCATCGGTGCCGCGTGCATGGCCGGACTCGCCATCTGGACCCTGATCGAGGCCTTCACCGGCTGA
- a CDS encoding HAMP domain-containing protein yields the protein MTMDTTRPDVAGPTTTDSGQWVRTSELRPLLATMRALCEGDFTARADGSPEEGEAAPKDPVVAEMGAVLNQIIARNDHLATELQRVRHEIIRRGRLDERISASPGAGTWTTNVEAANTAIEALVGPVAKATRVLDAVADGDLTQHVDLHDGSRQLRGDLRRLGIGVNRMVDQLSLFTGEVTRVAREVGTEGRLGGRAKAQGLSGDWLHVTEAVNTMASRLTAQVRDIAVVTTAVARGDLTQQVTVEATGELLELKLTVNTMVDQLRAFADEVTRVAREVGTEGQLGGRAQVRGVSGVWKDLTDNVNFMASNLTSQVRNIAQVTTAVANGDLSQKITVDARGEILQLKSTINTMVDQLSAFADEVTRVAREVGTEGQLGGRAQVRGVSGVWKDLTESVNFMADNLTSQVRNIAQVATAVAEGDLGKTITVEAKGEILELKSTINTMVDQLSAFADEVTRVAREVGTEGNLGGQAQVRGASGVWKDLTDNVNFMALNLTSQVRNIAQVTTAVANGDLSKKIDVDARGEILELKDTINSMVQQLRAFADEVTRVAREVGTEGRLGGRAQVHGASGVWENLTDNVNFMADNLTSQVRNIAQVATAVARGDLSKKIDVDARGEILELKTTINTMVDTLSSFASEVTRVAREVGSEGQLGGQARVEGVYGTWKRLTTSVNDLALNLTTQVRAIAEVASAVTQGDMSGSISVEAQGEVATLKDNINLMVANLRETTRAKDWLESNLTRIAGLMQGHRDLVEVADLILRELTPLVNAQYGAFFLAEAAAEPGEDLELLAGYGTGQEEDHRPRPRLSLGAPGWGLISQAAAEKRRILVDAVPPDYITISSGLGAAPPASVVILPILFEDRVLGVIELASFSRFSEVHLAFVDQFVNTIGVSINTIIANSRTESLLSESQRLTAELRQRSDELQTTNAELEEKAALLATSSQYKSEFLANMSHELRTPLNSLLVLSRLLADNPSGRLSTEEVEFAVTIHQAGSDLLQLINDILDLSKIEAGRMDVHPKKLPLNKLLDYVRATFQPLSGDRGLSFDIKVGEDVPLELYSDEQRLQQILRNLLSNAVKFTSSGGVELLVERATPADFEEETLRDADEIIALSVKDTGIGIQPELLSGIFEAFQQSDGATNRKYGGTGLGLSISRDMAALLGGRITAESEPGVGSTFTLYVPVHYTTPAVEPLPTAGEVQAISGPGSPARRPTARAETPAEIDVFTDPASVPRTATRASVDVADLMDEHASWPETTRLKEWLTGSTAGVLANRRILIVDDDIRNVFALTHVLGRVGITVKYAENGREGLEVLDRTPDVSLVLMDIMMPEMDGYEMIAAMRRTPRFANLPVIALTAKAMPGDREKAIESGANDYIPKPVDVDRLLSVICRLLDPHTPSQSPSPTSGDDTPGRAQ from the coding sequence ATGACCATGGACACGACTCGGCCCGACGTGGCCGGCCCCACCACGACGGACTCCGGACAATGGGTCCGTACGAGTGAGCTGCGCCCGCTTCTCGCCACGATGAGGGCCCTGTGCGAAGGCGATTTCACGGCGCGCGCGGACGGTTCACCGGAAGAGGGCGAAGCGGCCCCCAAGGACCCGGTCGTCGCCGAGATGGGCGCGGTCCTCAACCAGATCATCGCGCGGAACGACCACCTCGCCACGGAGCTCCAGCGCGTCCGGCACGAGATCATCCGGCGGGGCCGGCTGGACGAGCGCATCTCGGCGAGTCCCGGGGCAGGCACCTGGACGACGAACGTCGAGGCAGCCAACACGGCGATCGAGGCGCTGGTGGGCCCCGTCGCCAAGGCCACCCGGGTCCTCGACGCCGTCGCGGACGGCGATCTGACCCAGCACGTCGATCTGCACGACGGAAGCCGCCAGCTCCGCGGCGACCTGCGCCGCCTCGGCATCGGCGTGAACCGCATGGTGGACCAGCTCTCGCTGTTCACCGGAGAGGTGACCCGGGTCGCCCGCGAGGTCGGCACCGAGGGGCGTCTGGGGGGCCGTGCGAAGGCGCAGGGCCTGTCCGGAGACTGGCTCCACGTGACCGAGGCGGTCAACACCATGGCGTCGCGGCTGACGGCGCAGGTGCGGGACATCGCGGTGGTGACGACCGCCGTGGCCCGCGGCGACCTGACGCAGCAGGTGACCGTCGAGGCCACGGGAGAGCTGCTGGAGCTGAAGCTCACCGTCAACACGATGGTGGACCAGCTGCGGGCGTTCGCCGACGAGGTCACCAGGGTCGCCCGCGAGGTCGGCACCGAGGGCCAGCTCGGCGGCCGCGCCCAGGTCAGGGGCGTGTCCGGGGTCTGGAAAGACCTCACCGACAACGTGAACTTCATGGCGTCGAACCTGACCTCCCAGGTCCGCAACATCGCCCAGGTCACCACCGCCGTCGCCAACGGAGACCTGAGCCAGAAGATCACCGTCGACGCGCGGGGCGAGATCCTTCAGCTGAAGTCGACGATCAACACGATGGTCGACCAGCTCTCCGCCTTCGCCGACGAGGTCACGCGTGTGGCCCGCGAGGTCGGCACCGAGGGCCAGCTCGGCGGCCGCGCCCAGGTCAGGGGCGTGTCCGGGGTCTGGAAGGACCTCACCGAGAGCGTCAACTTCATGGCCGACAACCTCACGTCGCAGGTCCGCAACATCGCTCAGGTCGCCACCGCCGTCGCCGAGGGCGACCTCGGCAAGACGATCACCGTGGAGGCCAAGGGAGAGATCCTCGAGCTGAAGTCGACGATCAACACGATGGTCGACCAGCTCTCCGCCTTCGCCGACGAGGTCACGCGTGTGGCCCGCGAGGTCGGCACCGAGGGCAACCTGGGCGGCCAGGCCCAGGTCAGGGGCGCGTCCGGGGTCTGGAAGGACCTCACCGACAACGTGAACTTCATGGCGCTCAACCTGACCTCCCAGGTCCGCAACATCGCCCAGGTCACCACCGCCGTCGCCAACGGAGACCTGTCGAAGAAGATCGACGTCGACGCCCGTGGCGAGATCCTGGAGCTCAAGGACACCATCAACTCGATGGTCCAGCAGCTGAGGGCGTTCGCGGACGAGGTGACCCGCGTGGCCCGCGAGGTCGGCACCGAGGGGCGGCTCGGCGGCCGCGCCCAGGTCCACGGCGCCTCCGGGGTCTGGGAGAACCTCACCGACAACGTGAACTTCATGGCCGACAACCTCACCTCCCAGGTCCGCAACATCGCCCAGGTCGCCACCGCCGTCGCGCGCGGTGACCTGTCGAAGAAGATCGACGTCGACGCCCGCGGCGAGATCCTGGAACTCAAGACCACGATCAACACGATGGTCGACACGCTGTCCTCGTTCGCCTCCGAGGTCACACGTGTGGCCCGTGAGGTCGGCTCCGAGGGGCAGCTGGGCGGCCAGGCCCGCGTGGAGGGCGTCTACGGGACGTGGAAGCGCCTGACCACCAGCGTCAACGACCTGGCCCTGAACCTGACCACCCAGGTGCGCGCCATCGCCGAGGTCGCCAGCGCCGTCACACAGGGAGACATGTCCGGCTCCATCTCCGTGGAGGCCCAGGGCGAGGTCGCCACCCTCAAGGACAACATCAACCTCATGGTGGCGAACCTCCGTGAGACGACCCGGGCCAAGGACTGGCTGGAGTCCAACCTGACCCGTATCGCGGGACTCATGCAGGGCCACCGCGACCTGGTCGAGGTCGCCGACCTGATCCTGCGCGAGCTGACCCCTCTGGTGAACGCCCAGTACGGTGCGTTCTTCCTGGCCGAGGCAGCTGCGGAACCGGGCGAGGACCTCGAGCTCCTGGCCGGTTACGGCACCGGCCAGGAAGAAGACCACAGGCCACGCCCCCGGCTCAGCCTCGGCGCGCCCGGCTGGGGTCTCATCTCCCAGGCCGCCGCGGAGAAACGGCGGATCCTCGTCGACGCGGTCCCCCCGGACTACATCACCATCAGCTCCGGCCTCGGCGCCGCGCCGCCGGCCAGCGTCGTCATCCTGCCGATCCTCTTCGAGGACCGGGTGCTCGGCGTGATCGAACTCGCCTCGTTCAGTCGCTTCAGCGAGGTCCACCTCGCCTTCGTCGACCAGTTCGTGAACACCATCGGCGTTTCCATCAACACCATCATCGCCAACTCCCGTACCGAGTCGCTCCTTTCCGAGTCGCAGCGCCTCACCGCCGAACTGCGCCAGCGCTCCGACGAGTTGCAGACCACCAACGCCGAACTGGAGGAGAAGGCGGCGCTGCTCGCCACGTCCTCCCAGTACAAGTCCGAGTTCCTGGCGAACATGTCGCACGAGTTGCGCACACCCCTCAACTCGCTCCTCGTACTGTCCCGGCTTCTCGCCGACAATCCCTCCGGCCGGCTCTCCACGGAGGAGGTGGAGTTCGCCGTCACCATTCACCAGGCGGGCTCCGACCTGCTGCAACTGATCAACGACATTCTCGACCTGTCGAAGATCGAGGCGGGCCGGATGGATGTGCACCCCAAGAAGCTGCCGCTGAACAAACTGCTCGACTATGTGCGGGCGACGTTCCAGCCGCTCTCCGGAGACCGGGGCCTGTCGTTCGACATCAAGGTCGGCGAGGACGTCCCCCTCGAGCTCTACTCCGACGAGCAGCGCCTCCAGCAGATCCTGCGCAACCTTCTCTCGAACGCGGTGAAGTTCACCTCGTCCGGCGGGGTGGAACTGCTCGTCGAGCGCGCGACGCCCGCGGACTTCGAGGAGGAGACACTGCGCGACGCGGACGAAATCATCGCCCTCTCCGTCAAGGACACCGGAATCGGCATCCAGCCGGAGCTGCTCAGCGGGATCTTCGAGGCGTTCCAGCAGTCCGACGGCGCCACCAACCGCAAGTACGGCGGCACCGGCCTCGGCCTCTCCATCAGCCGTGACATGGCGGCCCTGCTCGGCGGCAGGATCACGGCCGAGAGCGAGCCGGGCGTCGGCTCCACCTTCACCCTCTACGTCCCTGTGCACTACACGACCCCCGCGGTGGAACCGCTCCCCACGGCCGGCGAAGTGCAGGCCATCTCCGGGCCGGGCTCGCCGGCCCGTCGGCCCACGGCCCGCGCAGAGACCCCCGCGGAGATCGACGTGTTCACCGACCCGGCGTCCGTGCCCCGCACGGCAACCCGTGCCTCCGTGGACGTCGCCGACCTCATGGACGAGCACGCGAGCTGGCCGGAGACGACCCGGCTCAAGGAATGGCTGACCGGCAGCACCGCCGGGGTGCTGGCCAACCGCCGCATCCTGATCGTCGACGACGACATCCGGAACGTGTTCGCGCTCACCCATGTGCTGGGCCGCGTCGGTATCACCGTCAAATACGCCGAGAACGGCCGCGAGGGCCTGGAGGTCCTCGACCGGACACCCGACGTGTCCCTGGTCCTGATGGACATCATGATGCCCGAGATGGATGGTTACGAGATGATCGCGGCGATGCGGCGCACACCCCGGTTCGCGAACCTGCCGGTCATCGCACTGACCGCCAAGGCCATGCCCGGCGACCGCGAAAAGGCCATCGAGAGCGGCGCGAACGACTACATCCCCAAGCCGGTGGACGTCGACCGGCTTTTGTCGGTGATCTGCCGGCTGCTCGACCCGCACACCCCCTCGCAATCGCCTTCGCCCACGTCCGGCGACGACACCCCGGGGCGGGCACAGTGA
- a CDS encoding DUF899 family protein, which yields MSTTENALPSVVDAATWQKELAALRVREKAATRELDAIAAQRRRLPMVEMPDYVLEGEDGRVRLVEIFGDRPQLIVYNHMWFEDAEWQCSGCTGFTTQFTRLMGLKKFDARFVIVTQGPIDEALAYKRKVGNEMTWYSTANSSFGSDVGAPPNGGFGVNVFLRDGDKVYRTWHTDGRGVEQLSFLFGLVDLLPYGRQEEWQDSPEGWPQQPTYSRWAQSEEIAAAYGGNS from the coding sequence ATGTCCACCACCGAAAACGCCCTGCCGTCCGTCGTCGACGCGGCCACCTGGCAGAAGGAGCTGGCGGCGCTGCGCGTCCGGGAGAAGGCCGCCACCCGGGAGCTCGACGCCATCGCCGCCCAGCGCCGTCGGCTGCCGATGGTCGAGATGCCCGACTACGTACTGGAGGGCGAGGACGGCCGGGTCCGCCTCGTGGAGATCTTCGGCGACCGCCCGCAGCTCATCGTCTACAACCACATGTGGTTCGAGGACGCGGAGTGGCAGTGCAGCGGCTGCACCGGCTTCACGACCCAGTTCACCCGGCTGATGGGATTGAAGAAGTTCGACGCCCGATTCGTGATCGTCACCCAGGGCCCGATCGACGAGGCGCTCGCCTACAAGCGCAAGGTCGGGAACGAGATGACGTGGTACTCGACGGCGAACAGCTCGTTCGGCAGCGACGTCGGCGCCCCTCCGAACGGTGGATTCGGGGTCAACGTGTTCCTGCGCGACGGCGACAAGGTGTACCGGACCTGGCACACCGACGGCCGGGGCGTCGAGCAGTTGAGCTTCCTGTTCGGCCTGGTCGACCTGCTGCCGTACGGCCGCCAGGAGGAGTGGCAGGACTCGCCGGAGGGCTGGCCGCAGCAGCCGACGTACAGCCGGTGGGCGCAGTCGGAGGAGATCGCGGCGGCTTACGGCGGGAACAGCTGA
- a CDS encoding GNAT family N-acetyltransferase translates to MTHDQTRETLSIGQRDSELNERLSQGLDEVNFPATGTTAADQSSLSVKVVDEAGELLGGLSGWTWAGLLGIEMLWIRERSRKDGWGSKILLAAEAEARRRGCDRACVSSFTFQAPEFYQRHGYVETGRTLGIPGGAEDVHMFKKLEQASKKSEG, encoded by the coding sequence ATGACACATGATCAGACCCGCGAGACGCTGAGCATCGGGCAGCGCGACTCCGAGCTCAACGAGCGCCTGTCGCAGGGCCTGGACGAGGTCAACTTCCCCGCCACCGGAACCACTGCCGCAGATCAGAGTTCGCTGTCGGTGAAGGTGGTCGACGAGGCCGGTGAGCTGCTCGGGGGCCTTTCCGGCTGGACGTGGGCCGGGCTGCTCGGCATCGAGATGCTGTGGATCCGTGAGAGGAGCCGTAAGGACGGGTGGGGATCGAAGATCCTCCTGGCCGCGGAGGCGGAGGCGCGCCGGCGAGGCTGCGACCGCGCCTGCGTGTCGTCCTTCACCTTCCAGGCACCGGAGTTCTACCAGCGCCACGGATATGTCGAGACCGGCCGGACCCTGGGAATCCCGGGCGGCGCCGAGGATGTCCACATGTTCAAGAAGCTGGAACAGGCCTCGAAGAAGAGTGAAGGGTGA
- a CDS encoding SpoIIE family protein phosphatase has protein sequence MTSTATPPGQDPIPAPGTVPQGLVDNAVLLVSELVTNAVVYAGTDIDVVCRLERHPNAGMAVVVEVADRHPSRGVRGAADARHGEPGYGLQLVSALSQAWGVTYRRSEKRVWFRLESSSTEPGHPAADATPARTGETGAPGTVPAAPDDARPPNHPARSHGYAAEWVDHSGPSFLAETSELLAGQLDQGMVAALAAQLLVPRLADWCGIWLRTQGGGLQLARVWHVDERRIVPLREELGRIPPSAGIRAGGTPWPWPESGGSDRAGGSAFAFPLTVRDSDVGVLLLGRTGQLHMTDAVVRMVDDVARRVAQAVYTARQYTRQTTISVALQRRQLPTSLARIAGIDSAIVYEPHGEGQTVGGDFYDIFPKGEGRWCFLLGDVQGKDPEAMSVTGLARHLVRLLAREGHGVESVLDRLNTAMAEESAEALTDEGEQAATRFLSLLYGELAVEPGVAGARCRVASAGHPPPLHLFTDGRVEPACEPRMLLGIDEGAEFRASTFHLAPGETLLCVTDGVTERRRGNWQLDDDDGLADVLRQGMGLGAKALAEHVRRAAHDFGTGPVEDDLSVLVLQAPAVDARTSHAPEPPPCG, from the coding sequence ATGACGTCCACCGCGACGCCGCCCGGCCAGGACCCGATCCCCGCTCCCGGGACGGTCCCGCAGGGGCTTGTCGACAACGCCGTTCTGCTGGTCAGCGAGCTGGTCACCAACGCCGTCGTGTACGCCGGCACCGACATCGACGTCGTCTGCCGCCTGGAGCGGCACCCGAATGCCGGAATGGCCGTCGTCGTCGAGGTCGCGGACCGCCACCCCTCCAGAGGCGTACGAGGCGCGGCGGACGCCCGGCACGGTGAGCCCGGCTACGGCCTCCAGCTGGTGAGCGCGCTCTCCCAGGCCTGGGGCGTGACCTACCGCCGGTCGGAGAAGCGGGTGTGGTTCCGGCTCGAGTCCTCCTCGACGGAGCCGGGACACCCTGCCGCCGACGCCACCCCGGCCCGTACCGGCGAGACCGGTGCACCCGGGACCGTACCGGCCGCGCCCGATGACGCGAGGCCGCCGAACCACCCCGCGCGCAGCCACGGGTACGCCGCCGAATGGGTGGACCACAGCGGCCCCTCGTTCCTCGCCGAGACCAGTGAGCTCCTGGCCGGGCAGCTGGACCAGGGCATGGTCGCGGCCCTCGCGGCCCAGCTGCTCGTACCCCGCCTGGCCGACTGGTGCGGCATCTGGCTGCGGACCCAGGGGGGAGGGCTGCAGCTCGCCCGGGTCTGGCACGTCGACGAGCGGCGCATCGTGCCGTTGCGCGAGGAACTGGGGCGGATCCCGCCGTCCGCCGGCATCCGCGCCGGCGGCACGCCCTGGCCCTGGCCGGAGAGCGGCGGGTCCGACCGTGCGGGCGGGTCGGCATTCGCCTTCCCGCTCACCGTCCGTGACTCCGACGTGGGCGTACTCCTGCTCGGCCGGACGGGGCAGCTGCACATGACCGACGCGGTGGTGCGAATGGTGGACGACGTGGCCCGCCGCGTGGCGCAGGCCGTGTACACGGCCCGCCAGTACACGAGACAGACGACCATCAGCGTCGCGCTCCAGCGCAGGCAGCTGCCGACGAGCCTGGCCCGCATCGCGGGAATCGACAGCGCGATCGTGTACGAGCCGCACGGCGAGGGCCAGACCGTCGGCGGCGACTTCTACGACATCTTCCCGAAGGGCGAGGGACGCTGGTGCTTCCTGCTCGGGGACGTGCAGGGGAAGGACCCGGAGGCGATGTCCGTCACCGGCCTCGCCCGGCATCTGGTGCGTCTCCTGGCGCGCGAAGGCCACGGCGTCGAATCGGTGCTCGACCGGCTGAACACCGCCATGGCGGAGGAGAGCGCGGAAGCACTCACGGACGAGGGCGAGCAGGCGGCCACCCGGTTCCTGAGCCTGCTGTACGGGGAGCTGGCCGTCGAACCGGGCGTGGCGGGAGCCCGCTGCCGGGTCGCCAGCGCCGGCCACCCCCCGCCCCTCCATCTGTTCACCGACGGCAGAGTGGAACCGGCTTGCGAGCCGCGGATGCTGCTCGGTATCGACGAGGGCGCCGAATTCCGTGCCAGCACCTTCCATCTCGCGCCCGGCGAAACGCTGCTGTGTGTGACCGACGGCGTCACCGAACGACGCCGAGGCAACTGGCAGTTGGACGACGACGACGGCCTCGCGGATGTGCTCCGCCAGGGCATGGGACTCGGTGCCAAGGCGCTCGCGGAGCATGTGCGGCGAGCGGCACACGACTTCGGGACGGGCCCGGTCGAGGACGACCTGTCGGTACTGGTGCTCCAGGCGCCGGCGGTCGACGCGCGCACGAGCCACGCTCCGGAGCCGCCACCCTGCGGCTGA